A part of Flavobacteriaceae bacterium GSB9 genomic DNA contains:
- a CDS encoding AraC family transcriptional regulator: MNTEFHKEKSIAKSSFEETNIEDGLLVLTFKNEENEVQSVVKEIDSDYIQFHFCVKGSSQFVFNEGRYRLNILEENSLLLYNPQRELPINLETNPHSWMVSILISIKKFHGLFSQEADYITFLSEDNRDKKYYKDGVISPSMAIVLNQLINYNLNSSIKPLYFKGKAYELLSLYFNKSEDADVEQCPFLVDETNVIKIRKAKDIIVSRMAEPPTLQELADEIGLSLKKLKEGFKQIYGDSVFSFLFDYKMEVARKLLESGENNVNEVGHKVGYSTSSHFISAFKKKYGTTPKKYIMSLN, from the coding sequence ATGAATACAGAATTTCACAAAGAAAAAAGTATCGCTAAAAGTTCGTTTGAAGAGACAAATATAGAAGATGGGCTTTTGGTTTTAACATTTAAAAATGAAGAGAACGAAGTGCAATCTGTTGTTAAAGAAATAGATAGCGATTACATCCAATTCCATTTTTGTGTTAAGGGGTCTAGTCAGTTTGTATTCAACGAAGGACGGTACCGATTAAATATACTGGAAGAAAATTCATTGTTGCTCTATAATCCGCAGCGAGAGCTTCCCATAAATTTGGAAACGAATCCGCATTCTTGGATGGTTTCTATTTTGATTTCCATTAAAAAGTTTCACGGCTTGTTTTCGCAAGAGGCCGATTATATTACCTTTTTAAGCGAAGATAATCGTGACAAAAAGTATTACAAAGACGGGGTTATTTCGCCTTCTATGGCCATTGTACTCAACCAATTGATAAATTATAACCTTAATAGCTCCATAAAACCTTTGTATTTTAAGGGGAAGGCCTACGAATTACTAAGTCTGTACTTTAATAAAAGTGAGGATGCTGATGTTGAGCAATGTCCGTTTTTGGTTGATGAAACCAATGTAATTAAAATTAGAAAAGCCAAAGATATCATTGTGTCGCGGATGGCCGAACCGCCCACTTTACAGGAACTGGCCGATGAAATAGGCTTGAGTCTAAAAAAACTGAAAGAAGGCTTTAAGCAAATTTATGGCGATTCGGTATTTAGTTTTTTGTTTGATTACAAAATGGAAGTGGCACGCAAACTTTTGGAATCTGGCGAGAATAACGTTAACGAAGTGGGCCATAAGGTTGGTTACAGCACATCCAGTCACTTTATTTCGGCTTTTAAAAAGAAGTATGGCACTACGCCTAAAAAATATATTATGTCGTTGAATTGA
- a CDS encoding ThuA domain-containing protein, producing the protein MRIVMVMLVALLLCACKSTDKVLVFTKTEGFRHKSIEKGVEALKALGEENRFNVIHTEDAQFFSSDSLRKFNLVIFLNTTGDVLGNEQEQAFKTFINNGGSFMGIHAASDTEFEWPWLGNLVGAYFVSHPAKSHATIDVVNSNHLSTKHLEQEWVRYDEWYNFKWENKTINVLLNLDESTYEGGKNGDYHPIAWYHEYDGGRSFYTGLGHTNASYDEPDFREHLLGGIFYCLGR; encoded by the coding sequence ATGAGAATTGTAATGGTCATGTTGGTTGCCTTACTGCTGTGTGCATGCAAATCGACAGACAAAGTTTTGGTGTTTACAAAAACGGAAGGGTTTAGGCATAAATCCATCGAAAAAGGTGTAGAGGCCCTAAAGGCACTTGGCGAAGAAAACCGTTTTAATGTTATACACACCGAAGATGCCCAGTTCTTTTCTAGCGATAGTTTACGCAAATTCAATTTGGTTATTTTTCTTAACACCACAGGTGATGTTCTGGGTAATGAGCAAGAGCAGGCGTTTAAAACTTTCATCAATAACGGAGGTAGTTTTATGGGGATTCATGCTGCTAGCGATACCGAGTTCGAATGGCCTTGGCTTGGAAATTTGGTAGGTGCCTATTTTGTAAGTCACCCCGCAAAGAGCCATGCCACAATTGATGTTGTAAACAGCAACCATTTATCTACAAAACACCTGGAGCAAGAATGGGTGAGATATGATGAGTGGTATAATTTTAAATGGGAAAACAAGACTATTAATGTATTGCTTAATCTAGACGAATCGACCTATGAAGGCGGTAAAAATGGCGACTATCACCCCATAGCATGGTACCATGAATATGATGGCGGCCGCTCATTTTATACGGGTTTGGGGCATACCAATGCATCTTATGACGAGCCCGACTTTAGAGAGCACTTGTTGGGCGGTATTTTTTACTGTTTAGGACGTTAA